A window of Streptomyces caniferus contains these coding sequences:
- a CDS encoding quaternary amine ABC transporter ATP-binding protein, which yields MATTAAGASEIPNARTPESASEADGREVVFSVRNLWKVFGPKAERIPEDTSVAKLNVQELREQTGCVAAVRDVSFDVHKGEVFVVMGLSGSGKSTLVRCLTRLIEPTSGELEMDGEDVRAMDRTTLRELRRRRAAMVFQHFGLLPHRTVVDNVAYGLEIQGMGKTERRAKANEMVDKVGLAGMEKRRPGQLSGGQQQRVGLARALAVDPEVLLFDEPFSALDPLIRRDMQEEVIRLHREEGRTMVFITHDLSEALRLGDRIALMRDGEIVQLGTPEEIVGSPADDYVRDFVRDVPREQVLTVRRAMRPAEDGEADEGPALSPDTLISDAIEAVVRSGGAARVVDGTRCLGIVDHACLLNVVARLDSPQHGEVAA from the coding sequence ATGGCTACCACCGCCGCCGGCGCATCCGAGATACCCAACGCCCGCACGCCCGAGTCCGCTTCCGAAGCGGACGGCCGCGAGGTCGTCTTCTCCGTCCGCAACCTCTGGAAGGTCTTCGGCCCCAAAGCCGAGCGCATACCCGAGGACACCTCGGTCGCCAAGCTGAACGTCCAGGAGCTGCGCGAGCAGACCGGCTGTGTGGCCGCCGTCCGCGACGTCTCCTTCGACGTCCACAAGGGCGAGGTCTTCGTCGTCATGGGCCTGTCCGGCTCCGGCAAGTCCACCCTCGTACGGTGTCTGACCCGGCTGATCGAGCCGACCAGCGGTGAGCTGGAGATGGACGGCGAGGACGTCCGCGCCATGGACCGCACCACGCTGCGCGAACTGCGCCGCCGCCGCGCCGCCATGGTCTTCCAGCACTTCGGCCTGCTGCCGCACCGCACCGTCGTCGACAACGTCGCCTACGGCCTGGAGATCCAGGGCATGGGTAAGACGGAGCGCCGCGCGAAGGCCAACGAGATGGTCGACAAGGTCGGCCTGGCCGGGATGGAGAAGCGCCGCCCCGGCCAGCTCTCCGGCGGCCAGCAGCAGCGCGTCGGCCTGGCCCGTGCGCTCGCCGTCGACCCCGAGGTCCTGCTCTTCGACGAGCCCTTCAGCGCGCTCGACCCGCTCATCCGCCGCGACATGCAGGAAGAAGTCATCCGCCTGCACCGCGAGGAGGGCCGGACGATGGTCTTCATCACCCACGACCTGAGCGAGGCGCTGCGCCTGGGCGACCGGATCGCCCTGATGCGCGACGGCGAGATCGTCCAGCTCGGCACCCCCGAGGAGATCGTCGGCTCCCCGGCCGACGACTACGTCCGCGACTTCGTCCGCGACGTCCCCCGCGAGCAGGTGCTGACCGTGCGTCGCGCGATGCGTCCGGCGGAGGACGGCGAGGCCGACGAGGGCCCCGCGCTGAGCCCCGACACCCTGATATCCGACGCCATCGAGGCGGTCGTCCGCTCCGGCGGCGCCGCCCGGGTCGTCGACGGCACGCGCTGCCTGGGCATCGTCGACCACGCCTGCCTGCTGAATGTGGTCGCCCGGCTCGACAGCCCGCAGCACGGCGAGGTGGCTGCCTGA
- a CDS encoding DUF4232 domain-containing protein: MSSNTAVRTARRRTLRVAAAALTAAAALSLTACSGSDAAGSKPAGRADTGTSAEAGGAGSAEAGGAGSSAGAQGSGAKTDSGAKADSKAGTKGGAAGQQGGKAQANGGGGAGSGVERCHTSGLKAVFATGGDATPDPDAEGATTTSVVLTNKGSRACKIGGFAGVDLKSENGGERWSLARSSAKHGSITLEPGDSTDFTINVAMTKEEEGFYQPAFADVTPPNETKSITIKWPWGTLVDQRSATHPGTFVNPIG; this comes from the coding sequence ATGAGCTCCAACACCGCTGTCCGCACCGCTCGTCGCCGCACCCTGCGCGTTGCCGCCGCGGCCCTGACCGCAGCAGCCGCGCTGTCCCTGACGGCCTGCTCCGGCTCGGACGCCGCCGGCTCGAAGCCCGCGGGCCGCGCGGACACGGGCACGTCCGCCGAGGCCGGCGGCGCGGGCTCCGCGGAGGCCGGTGGCGCGGGTTCCTCCGCCGGAGCGCAGGGCTCCGGCGCCAAGACGGACTCCGGTGCCAAGGCCGACAGCAAGGCCGGTACCAAGGGGGGCGCTGCGGGCCAGCAGGGGGGCAAGGCGCAGGCCAACGGAGGTGGCGGGGCGGGTTCGGGTGTCGAGCGGTGCCACACCTCCGGCCTGAAGGCGGTGTTCGCCACGGGCGGCGACGCGACCCCGGACCCGGACGCGGAGGGGGCGACGACCACCAGCGTCGTGCTGACCAACAAGGGCAGCCGCGCGTGCAAGATCGGTGGCTTCGCGGGTGTGGACCTGAAGTCCGAGAACGGCGGCGAGCGCTGGTCGCTGGCCCGCTCGTCGGCCAAGCACGGCTCGATCACCCTCGAGCCCGGCGACAGCACCGACTTCACGATCAACGTCGCCATGACCAAGGAAGAAGAGGGCTTCTACCAGCCCGCCTTCGCGGACGTCACGCCGCCCAACGAGACCAAGTCGATCACCATCAAGTGGCCCTGGGGCACGCTCGTCGACCAGCGCAGCGCCACCCACCCGGGCACCTTCGTCAACCCCATCGGCTGA
- a CDS encoding carboxymuconolactone decarboxylase family protein, which produces MTRQQHGNDGAEARRPRVDFAQAVPKAFKALIGFDAAAREGLDPALVELVQIRSSQLNKCAYCLHMHTSDARKAGESEERLHMVAVWEEATHFFTAKERAALALTEAVTLVAQGGVPDEVYERAARHFEEAELARLLALICTINTWNRIALSTGKVPGTDGR; this is translated from the coding sequence ATGACACGGCAACAGCACGGCAATGACGGGGCGGAGGCCCGCCGGCCCCGGGTCGACTTCGCCCAGGCGGTCCCGAAGGCCTTCAAGGCGTTGATCGGCTTCGACGCCGCGGCGCGCGAGGGCCTGGACCCGGCCCTGGTCGAGCTGGTCCAGATCCGTTCCTCGCAGCTCAACAAGTGCGCGTACTGCCTCCATATGCACACCTCCGACGCCCGTAAGGCGGGGGAGAGCGAGGAGCGGCTGCACATGGTGGCGGTCTGGGAGGAGGCGACGCACTTCTTCACCGCGAAGGAGCGGGCGGCGCTGGCGCTCACCGAAGCCGTGACACTGGTCGCTCAGGGCGGTGTGCCGGACGAGGTCTACGAGCGTGCCGCCCGCCACTTCGAGGAGGCGGAGCTGGCCCGGCTGCTGGCGCTGATCTGCACGATCAACACGTGGAACCGGATCGCCCTCAGCACGGGGAAGGTCCCGGGGACCGACGGGCGATAG
- a CDS encoding ABC transporter substrate-binding protein codes for MSRKRTMIIGTAALAGAAVLSLSLSSCGKADMTKQASPFAAAKGSKSVTLSVQTWVGAQSNVAVAKYLLEHKMGYHVDTVQVDEIPAWDALSQGRVDAILEDWGHPDQEKRYVKDKKTITAGGGNGVTGHIGWFVPKYWADKHPEVTNWKNLNKFAKQLRTSESGNKGQLMDGSPSYVTNDKALVKNLGLDYEVVFAGSEAAQITQIQQFAKQKKPFLTYWYEPQWLFNQVPMKEVKLPKYTDACAAKGAKDPKSIDCAYPTTPLQKFFNTEFAKKGGSAAAFLKNFKWTKDDQNEVSESIASGGLSADEAAKRWVDKHPDVWKKWLPKK; via the coding sequence ATGTCCCGTAAGCGCACCATGATCATCGGGACGGCCGCGCTGGCCGGCGCGGCGGTCCTCTCCCTCTCCTTGTCCTCCTGCGGCAAGGCCGACATGACCAAGCAGGCCTCGCCGTTCGCGGCGGCCAAGGGCTCCAAGTCGGTCACCCTCTCGGTGCAGACCTGGGTCGGCGCCCAGTCCAATGTCGCGGTCGCCAAGTACCTGCTCGAACACAAGATGGGCTACCACGTCGACACCGTCCAGGTGGACGAGATCCCCGCCTGGGACGCCCTCAGCCAGGGCCGGGTCGACGCGATCCTGGAGGACTGGGGCCACCCCGACCAGGAGAAGCGGTACGTCAAGGACAAGAAGACGATCACCGCGGGCGGCGGCAACGGCGTCACCGGTCACATCGGCTGGTTCGTCCCCAAGTACTGGGCCGACAAGCACCCCGAGGTCACCAACTGGAAGAACCTCAACAAGTTCGCCAAGCAGCTCCGTACGTCGGAGAGCGGCAACAAGGGTCAGCTGATGGACGGTTCGCCGTCCTACGTCACCAACGACAAGGCGCTGGTGAAGAACCTCGGGCTGGATTACGAGGTGGTCTTCGCGGGCTCCGAGGCGGCCCAGATCACCCAGATCCAGCAGTTCGCCAAGCAGAAGAAGCCCTTCCTGACGTACTGGTACGAGCCGCAGTGGCTCTTCAACCAGGTGCCGATGAAGGAAGTCAAGCTGCCCAAGTACACCGACGCCTGCGCGGCCAAGGGCGCCAAGGACCCCAAGTCCATCGACTGCGCCTACCCGACGACCCCGCTGCAGAAGTTCTTCAACACGGAGTTCGCCAAGAAGGGCGGCAGCGCCGCGGCCTTCCTGAAGAACTTCAAGTGGACCAAGGACGACCAGAACGAGGTCTCCGAGTCGATCGCCTCGGGCGGCCTGTCCGCCGACGAGGCGGCCAAGCGCTGGGTGGACAAGCACCCGGACGTCTGGAAGAAGTGGCTGCCCAAGAAGTAG
- a CDS encoding ABC transporter permease has product MSTSTPPLATRPLSDAVRPGPLRAVRQFPNLSKLLLLVLAAAVLVPLLAAKYGAAWPSSLTVDVSGPLGKTSDWIIDNRDSHWLFVYFLGHLSNAVVISVRAVYMLLLALGWTGVTAGITLIAWRVAGVRIAATALISFLASGLLGMWVPTMQTLALMVVAVVFSVVVGALLGLAGGLSERLFRILRPVLDTMQVLPAFAYLLPVVLVFGIGVPAALLATVIYAAPPMARLTALGLRGADPGVLEAVSSLGATGRQRLLTARLPLARKELLLGVNQSIMMALGMVVIASMIGAAGLGDRVYQALASVDVGAALAAAIPIVLLAIVMDRTTAAAGERLGTDTAATGPKWLRGWQAWAGVAVVTAALALVGRLTGSLVWPGAWAVDVARPVNDFKEWMVDHLYSGVPVIGGTADWAAHFTDWVLNPLRDGLTALPWYGTLLIVAALAWLIGTWRTALTAVLAMAAIGVLGVWKPSMNTLSQVIAALVVTLVLGFGVGILAAGSKRLESILRPVLDVMQTMPQFVYLIPVVALFAVGRAPAAAAAVVYALPAVIRITTQGLRQVDSAAMESAQSLGATRWQILRQVQLPLARPALLLAVNQGVVLVLAVVIIGGLVGGGALGYDVVTGLATGDLGLGLVAGVAIVCLGLMLDRVTQPTERRTTGKGA; this is encoded by the coding sequence ATGAGCACCTCCACGCCTCCCCTCGCGACGCGCCCGCTGAGCGATGCCGTACGGCCCGGCCCCCTGCGGGCGGTGCGGCAGTTCCCCAACCTGAGCAAGCTCCTGCTGCTCGTGCTCGCCGCGGCGGTCCTCGTCCCGCTGCTGGCCGCCAAGTACGGCGCCGCCTGGCCGTCCTCGCTGACCGTCGACGTCTCCGGCCCGCTCGGCAAGACCAGCGACTGGATCATCGACAACCGCGACAGCCACTGGCTGTTCGTCTACTTCCTCGGTCACCTCAGCAACGCCGTGGTGATCTCGGTACGCGCCGTCTACATGCTGCTGCTCGCGCTCGGCTGGACCGGTGTGACCGCCGGTATCACGCTGATCGCCTGGCGCGTCGCCGGTGTCCGTATCGCCGCCACCGCGCTGATCTCCTTCCTGGCCAGCGGCCTGCTGGGGATGTGGGTCCCGACCATGCAGACCCTCGCCCTGATGGTCGTGGCGGTGGTCTTCTCGGTCGTCGTCGGTGCCCTGCTGGGCCTGGCCGGCGGCCTGTCCGAGCGGCTGTTCCGCATCCTGCGCCCGGTCCTGGACACCATGCAGGTGCTCCCGGCCTTCGCCTATCTCCTGCCCGTCGTGCTGGTCTTCGGCATCGGCGTCCCCGCCGCGCTGCTGGCCACCGTCATCTACGCGGCTCCGCCGATGGCCCGGCTGACCGCGCTCGGTCTGCGCGGTGCCGACCCCGGCGTCCTGGAGGCGGTCTCCTCGCTCGGCGCCACCGGACGGCAGCGGCTGCTGACCGCCCGGCTGCCGCTGGCCCGTAAGGAACTCCTCCTCGGCGTCAACCAGTCGATCATGATGGCGCTGGGCATGGTCGTGATCGCCTCGATGATCGGTGCGGCCGGTCTCGGTGACCGCGTCTACCAGGCGCTCGCCTCGGTCGACGTCGGTGCCGCGCTCGCCGCCGCCATCCCGATCGTGCTGCTGGCCATCGTCATGGACCGCACCACGGCCGCGGCCGGTGAGCGCCTCGGCACCGACACCGCGGCCACCGGTCCGAAGTGGCTGCGCGGCTGGCAGGCCTGGGCGGGCGTCGCGGTGGTCACCGCCGCCCTCGCCCTCGTCGGCCGGCTCACCGGCTCCCTGGTCTGGCCGGGTGCCTGGGCCGTGGACGTCGCCCGCCCGGTCAACGACTTCAAGGAGTGGATGGTCGACCACCTCTACTCCGGCGTCCCGGTCATCGGCGGCACCGCCGACTGGGCCGCGCACTTCACCGACTGGGTGCTCAACCCGCTGCGCGACGGCCTGACGGCGCTGCCCTGGTACGGCACGCTGCTCATCGTCGCCGCGCTGGCCTGGCTCATCGGCACCTGGCGCACCGCCCTGACCGCCGTCCTCGCGATGGCCGCCATCGGTGTGCTGGGCGTGTGGAAGCCGTCGATGAACACCCTCTCCCAGGTGATCGCCGCGCTGGTGGTGACGTTGGTGCTGGGCTTCGGCGTCGGCATCCTCGCGGCCGGCAGCAAGCGCCTGGAGTCGATCCTGCGCCCCGTGCTGGACGTCATGCAGACCATGCCGCAGTTCGTCTACCTCATCCCGGTGGTCGCGCTGTTCGCGGTGGGCCGCGCCCCGGCCGCCGCCGCGGCGGTCGTCTACGCACTCCCCGCCGTCATCCGCATCACCACCCAGGGCCTGCGCCAGGTGGACTCCGCGGCCATGGAGTCCGCCCAGTCCCTCGGTGCCACCCGCTGGCAGATCCTCCGCCAGGTCCAGCTTCCGCTCGCCCGGCCGGCGCTGCTGCTGGCCGTCAACCAGGGCGTGGTCCTCGTCCTCGCCGTCGTCATCATCGGCGGCCTGGTCGGCGGCGGTGCCCTCGGCTACGACGTCGTCACCGGCCTCGCCACCGGAGACCTGGGCCTCGGCCTGGTCGCGGGTGTCGCCATCGTGTGCCTGGGCCTGATGCTCGACCGGGTCACCCAGCCCACGGAACGCCGCACGACGGGGAAGGGAGCCTGA
- the pdxR gene encoding MocR-like pyridoxine biosynthesis transcription factor PdxR — translation MPESWVNLAESLGADLHLELTGPGSRRAVLIRALRDAVRSGRLAPGTRLPPYRSLAADLGIARNTVADAYAELVAEGWLSARQGSGTHVARGHLPDGDRGSTEPPTPARAPAHRVPASRPTHNLLQGQPNAASFPRTAWLAAARRALTAAPHDAFGPGDPRGRPELRRALADYLARTRGVRTDPERIVICSGFAHALRLLLPAVLPGPLAVEGYGLPFHRRLLATAGISTHPLELDERGADTEQLTHLDGIGAALLTPAHQFPTGVPLHPDRRAAAVNWARATGSYLLEDDYDGEFRYDRKPVGALQGLDPERVLYLGSVSKSLSPAVRLGWMVLPAGLVDAVLEAKGEREAWAGVTDQLTLAEFLTHGAYDRHIRRMRQRYRRRRDQLIDAVTTHAPHLTVTGISAGLHAVLQLPDGTAASDEHTALRAARWQGLALDGLSDYRHPATTTPPRHGLVVGYATPTDSAYSGALEALCRALPPHASA, via the coding sequence ATGCCGGAATCATGGGTCAATCTCGCCGAGAGCCTGGGCGCCGATCTGCATCTGGAGCTGACCGGCCCCGGCAGCCGCCGCGCCGTCCTCATCCGGGCGCTGCGGGACGCCGTACGGTCCGGGCGCCTGGCCCCCGGCACCCGCCTGCCGCCCTACCGCTCGCTCGCCGCGGACCTCGGCATCGCCCGTAACACGGTCGCCGATGCCTACGCCGAACTGGTCGCCGAGGGCTGGCTCAGCGCCCGCCAGGGCTCCGGCACCCACGTCGCCCGGGGGCACCTCCCGGACGGCGACCGGGGGAGTACGGAGCCCCCGACGCCCGCCCGCGCCCCGGCCCACCGCGTCCCGGCGAGCCGCCCCACCCACAATCTCCTCCAGGGCCAGCCGAACGCCGCCTCGTTCCCGCGCACGGCCTGGCTCGCCGCCGCCCGCCGCGCGCTGACCGCCGCGCCCCACGACGCGTTCGGCCCCGGCGACCCCCGCGGCCGCCCCGAACTGCGCCGCGCCCTCGCCGACTACCTGGCCCGCACCCGCGGCGTCCGCACCGACCCCGAGCGCATCGTCATCTGCTCCGGCTTCGCCCATGCCCTGCGTCTGCTGCTGCCCGCCGTCCTCCCCGGCCCCCTCGCCGTCGAGGGCTACGGCCTCCCCTTCCACCGCCGCCTCCTGGCCACGGCGGGCATCTCCACCCACCCCCTCGAACTCGACGAACGCGGCGCCGATACCGAGCAGTTGACGCACCTCGACGGCATCGGCGCGGCCCTCCTCACCCCCGCCCACCAGTTCCCCACCGGCGTCCCGCTGCACCCCGACCGCCGCGCCGCCGCCGTCAACTGGGCGCGCGCCACCGGGAGCTACCTCCTGGAGGACGACTACGACGGCGAGTTCCGCTACGACCGCAAGCCGGTCGGCGCCCTCCAGGGCCTCGATCCGGAGCGCGTCCTCTACCTCGGCTCGGTCAGCAAGAGCCTGTCCCCCGCGGTGCGCCTGGGCTGGATGGTGCTCCCGGCCGGCCTCGTCGACGCCGTACTGGAGGCCAAGGGGGAGCGCGAGGCCTGGGCGGGCGTCACCGATCAGCTCACCCTCGCGGAGTTCCTCACCCACGGCGCGTACGACCGGCACATCCGCCGGATGCGCCAGCGCTACCGCAGACGCCGCGACCAGCTGATCGACGCGGTGACCACGCACGCCCCGCACCTCACCGTCACCGGCATCTCCGCCGGCCTGCACGCCGTCCTCCAACTCCCGGACGGCACCGCCGCGTCGGACGAACACACGGCCCTGCGCGCCGCCCGCTGGCAGGGCCTGGCCCTGGACGGCCTCTCGGACTACCGGCACCCCGCCACCACCACACCGCCCCGCCACGGCCTGGTCGTCGGCTACGCGACACCCACCGACAGCGCCTACTCCGGCGCCCTGGAGGCGCTGTGCCGCGCGCTGCCACCGCACGCGTCGGCATGA
- a CDS encoding GNAT family N-acetyltransferase, translating into MPRSPLAFRTERLLLRRFTPDDAEPLVALHGDPDVMRLIDTGRPVPRTDVLQRTLPEFLTEPGHHPEDPVTGLGVWAAEAPATDAFIGWFALRPTTPGRPDEATNTATWSTPSPARSGQRPADALRQEAL; encoded by the coding sequence ATGCCGCGTTCGCCGCTCGCTTTCCGGACGGAGCGGCTCCTGCTCCGCCGGTTCACCCCGGACGACGCCGAGCCGCTCGTCGCGCTGCACGGCGACCCCGACGTCATGCGCCTCATCGACACCGGACGACCGGTACCGCGGACGGACGTCCTGCAACGGACCCTGCCGGAATTCCTCACGGAGCCCGGTCACCACCCCGAGGACCCCGTCACCGGGCTCGGCGTCTGGGCCGCGGAGGCACCGGCCACCGACGCATTCATCGGCTGGTTCGCCCTCCGCCCGACCACCCCGGGACGCCCCGACGAGGCCACGAACACGGCGACGTGGAGTACGCCGTCACCCGCGAGGAGTGGGCAGCGGCCCGCTGACGCCCTGCGTCAAGAAGCGCTCTGA
- a CDS encoding trypsin-like serine peptidase — MPSIRRSTAAAAALVALLAGTVTACGPSDDKAAASDAAGQKDQGGGGLQIPKGMPTSLDDLKKWKDGGWQNWDDWARKASDFANPVIKDHWKTDRLAKAKNSPEIGVQATGAGSEFDATDPEPRPVTAEQVARPYHQHMAPVGKIFFDSPKGPMVCSGTIVEDPAHPGKSNLVWTAGHCVHSGKRGGWMRNIVFVPSYNDNGVAMNQVSGSSSQQVTPYGRFWADWITTSGEWINMGSEDTGNGGSAYDFAVLHVKPENGSGKSLQETVGAAARVAFDTPSADRIASLDAFGYPAAPPFDGARMMNCPARPGRLVMQQGTPAMNRIGCNMTGGTSGGGWFVNHGGKLTLVSNTSISSNAHTWLAGPHLGPEAQRIFQNISQKFANQ; from the coding sequence ATGCCATCCATCCGCCGTTCCACCGCCGCGGCCGCGGCACTGGTCGCGCTGCTCGCCGGCACCGTCACCGCCTGCGGCCCCAGTGACGACAAGGCCGCCGCTTCGGATGCCGCCGGCCAGAAGGACCAGGGCGGCGGGGGCCTGCAGATCCCCAAGGGCATGCCGACCAGCCTGGACGATCTGAAGAAGTGGAAGGACGGCGGCTGGCAGAACTGGGACGATTGGGCCCGCAAGGCTTCGGATTTCGCCAATCCCGTCATCAAGGACCACTGGAAGACGGACCGGCTGGCCAAGGCGAAGAACTCCCCGGAGATCGGGGTGCAGGCCACCGGCGCGGGCAGCGAGTTCGACGCCACGGACCCCGAGCCGCGACCGGTCACCGCCGAGCAGGTCGCCCGCCCGTACCACCAGCACATGGCACCGGTCGGGAAGATCTTCTTCGACAGCCCGAAGGGCCCGATGGTCTGCTCCGGCACGATCGTCGAGGACCCCGCGCACCCGGGCAAGTCCAACCTCGTGTGGACCGCGGGACACTGTGTGCACTCCGGCAAGCGGGGCGGCTGGATGCGCAACATCGTCTTCGTGCCGTCCTACAACGACAACGGCGTGGCGATGAACCAGGTCAGCGGCAGTTCCTCCCAGCAGGTCACCCCGTACGGCCGGTTCTGGGCCGACTGGATCACCACGTCCGGTGAGTGGATCAACATGGGCAGCGAGGACACCGGAAACGGCGGCTCCGCCTACGACTTCGCGGTGCTGCACGTCAAGCCGGAGAACGGCAGCGGCAAGTCCCTCCAGGAGACCGTGGGCGCCGCCGCCCGGGTCGCGTTCGACACCCCCTCCGCCGACCGCATCGCCTCGCTGGACGCCTTCGGGTATCCGGCGGCGCCGCCGTTCGACGGTGCGCGCATGATGAACTGCCCGGCCCGCCCCGGCCGCCTCGTCATGCAGCAGGGCACCCCCGCCATGAACCGCATCGGCTGCAACATGACCGGCGGCACCTCCGGCGGCGGCTGGTTCGTCAACCACGGCGGCAAGCTGACGCTGGTGTCCAACACCTCGATCAGCTCCAACGCCCACACCTGGCTGGCCGGCCCGCACCTGGGCCCGGAGGCCCAGCGGATCTTCCAGAACATCAGCCAGAAGTTCGCGAACCAGTAG
- a CDS encoding GMC family oxidoreductase, producing the protein MPVYDYVVVGGGTAGSVIASRLTEDPDVTVAVIEGGPSDIDREDVLTLRKWLGLLGGDLDYEYTTTEQPRGNSHILHSRAKVLGGCSSHNTLISFKPLPSDWDEWEAAGATGWNAAEMDPYFGKLRNNIVRVAKKDQNQIATDWIEATKTALGVPEVVGFNDQPFDEGVGFFDLSYHPENNKRSSASVAYLHPHIEAGDRPNLTLMLETWAHKLELDGTTAKGVHVRTKDGEEVYVEAAREVLVCAGAVDTPRLLMHSGIGPRKDLEALGLPCVLDLPGVGENLIDHPESVIVWETDGPIPGNSAMDSDAGLFVKRDPEHKGPDLMFHFYQIPFTDNPERLGYERPEHGVSMTPNIPKSRSRGRLYLTSADPEVKPALDFKYFEDEDDYDGKTLVDGIKLARKVAQAEPFKKWLKREVFPGPDVTDDAEISELVRKAAHTVYHPAGTCKMGAADDRLAVVDPELKIRGLAGIRIADASVFPTMPAVNPMLGVLMVGEKCAELLHKAPTQGGDA; encoded by the coding sequence ATGCCTGTGTATGACTATGTCGTTGTCGGCGGTGGCACCGCCGGTTCCGTCATCGCCTCCCGCCTCACCGAGGACCCCGACGTCACCGTCGCCGTCATCGAGGGCGGTCCGTCCGACATCGACCGCGAGGACGTGCTGACGCTGCGCAAGTGGCTCGGCCTGCTCGGTGGCGACCTGGACTACGAGTACACGACCACCGAGCAGCCGCGCGGCAACTCGCACATCCTGCACAGCCGCGCCAAGGTGCTCGGCGGGTGCTCCTCCCACAACACGCTGATCTCCTTCAAGCCGCTGCCGTCCGACTGGGACGAGTGGGAAGCGGCGGGTGCGACCGGCTGGAACGCCGCGGAGATGGACCCCTACTTCGGCAAGCTGCGCAACAACATCGTGCGGGTCGCCAAGAAGGACCAGAACCAGATCGCCACCGACTGGATCGAGGCCACCAAGACCGCCCTCGGCGTCCCCGAGGTCGTCGGCTTCAACGACCAGCCCTTCGACGAGGGCGTCGGCTTCTTCGACCTCTCCTACCACCCGGAGAACAACAAGCGCTCCTCCGCGTCCGTCGCCTACCTCCACCCGCACATCGAGGCCGGCGACCGCCCGAACCTCACGCTGATGCTGGAGACCTGGGCGCACAAGCTGGAGCTGGACGGCACCACCGCCAAGGGCGTCCACGTCCGTACGAAGGACGGCGAGGAGGTCTACGTCGAGGCGGCCCGCGAGGTGCTGGTGTGCGCCGGCGCCGTGGACACCCCGCGGCTGCTGATGCACTCCGGCATCGGACCGCGGAAGGACCTGGAAGCGCTGGGTCTGCCCTGCGTGCTCGACCTGCCGGGTGTCGGTGAGAACCTCATCGACCACCCCGAGTCGGTGATCGTCTGGGAGACCGACGGACCGATCCCGGGCAACTCCGCGATGGACTCCGATGCGGGCCTCTTCGTCAAGCGGGACCCGGAGCACAAGGGCCCCGACCTGATGTTCCACTTCTACCAGATCCCGTTCACCGACAACCCCGAGCGACTGGGCTACGAGCGCCCCGAGCACGGGGTGTCGATGACGCCGAACATCCCCAAGTCCCGCTCCCGCGGACGGCTCTACCTCACCTCCGCCGACCCCGAGGTCAAGCCCGCCCTCGACTTCAAGTACTTCGAGGACGAGGACGACTACGACGGCAAGACGCTCGTCGACGGCATCAAGCTGGCCCGCAAGGTCGCCCAGGCCGAGCCGTTCAAGAAGTGGCTCAAGCGCGAGGTCTTCCCCGGCCCGGACGTCACCGACGACGCGGAGATCAGCGAGCTGGTCCGCAAGGCGGCCCACACCGTCTACCACCCGGCCGGCACCTGCAAGATGGGCGCCGCCGACGACCGGCTCGCCGTCGTCGACCCCGAGCTGAAGATCCGCGGCCTGGCCGGCATCCGTATCGCCGACGCCTCCGTCTTCCCGACGATGCCCGCCGTCAACCCGATGCTGGGCGTGCTCATGGTGGGGGAGAAGTGCGCCGAACTGCTCCACAAGGCTCCGACCCAAGGAGGTGATGCGTGA